A region from the Hydrogenimonas sp. genome encodes:
- a CDS encoding transcriptional regulator, Crp/Fnr family, with the protein MDTLRNFYLFRHLSDEKFARLEEISKIVDYKKGAILFFEGDEAKSLTVLIDGVLQVYKTDQKGNKVILHHFFPMDVIAEIVNLEHMRYPASAEFETDGKALVIDYEAFEKEFLKDPEVSFAFIKSLSKKIKYLENVIATNLMMNSTARVAKFICEHEKEMKKLKKSHIAADLNMTPETLSRILKKLATLGLIEKRKDEILVLDREGLETFYL; encoded by the coding sequence ATGGACACTTTAAGAAATTTCTACCTCTTCAGACACCTAAGTGACGAAAAGTTTGCCAGACTAGAAGAGATTTCGAAAATAGTCGACTACAAGAAAGGGGCAATCCTCTTTTTCGAAGGGGATGAGGCAAAATCACTTACAGTTCTGATAGATGGAGTTTTGCAAGTCTACAAAACCGATCAGAAGGGAAACAAAGTCATTCTTCACCACTTTTTTCCTATGGATGTAATTGCTGAGATAGTAAACCTGGAGCATATGCGCTACCCCGCATCGGCCGAATTCGAAACCGACGGAAAAGCTTTGGTGATCGACTACGAAGCTTTCGAAAAGGAGTTTCTAAAAGATCCCGAAGTCTCTTTCGCCTTCATCAAATCACTCTCTAAAAAGATCAAATACCTGGAGAACGTCATCGCCACCAACCTGATGATGAATTCTACGGCCAGAGTCGCAAAATTCATATGTGAGCATGAGAAAGAGATGAAAAAGCTCAAAAAGAGCCATATTGCCGCCGACTTGAACATGACTCCCGAGACACTCTCCAGAATTTTGAAAAAACTGGCCACATTGGGGCTTATCGAAAAGAGAAAAGATGAGATTCTCGTTCTGGACAGGGAAGGGCTAGAGACTTTCTACCTCTAA
- a CDS encoding nitric-oxide reductase subunit C: MSGKKVSVWTSITFWRRSAAWVTGTATVLLMWLTFDTMGQIAMGSDADLENGVAKRIPAATVINYHIDYKMDEKRGHEVPVIGEKQLFFGKEWSAEEAAELLRHGKLTQQAKNCMNCHTLLGNGAYYAPDLTKAWLDPKWNDGTMTGITGKDTVEEAMAEFLMHPSQFPTHERMMPDLGITKDEAIALVAFLKHMSAIDTNGFPRNFSQSAKRLEGGTHAH, encoded by the coding sequence ATGAGCGGAAAGAAAGTCTCGGTCTGGACGAGCATCACCTTTTGGCGACGCTCGGCGGCATGGGTGACCGGAACGGCAACCGTACTGCTGATGTGGCTCACGTTCGATACAATGGGCCAGATCGCCATGGGTTCAGATGCGGATCTGGAAAACGGTGTTGCAAAGCGTATACCCGCTGCGACTGTAATCAACTACCATATTGATTACAAAATGGATGAGAAGAGGGGACATGAGGTGCCTGTTATCGGCGAGAAACAGCTTTTCTTCGGAAAAGAGTGGAGTGCGGAAGAGGCGGCGGAGCTGCTACGCCACGGAAAGCTTACACAGCAGGCCAAAAACTGTATGAACTGTCATACCCTGCTGGGCAACGGAGCCTACTACGCGCCGGATCTTACCAAAGCGTGGCTCGATCCGAAATGGAATGACGGTACGATGACCGGAATAACGGGCAAAGATACGGTAGAAGAGGCGATGGCGGAGTTTTTGATGCACCCGTCCCAGTTTCCTACACATGAGCGCATGATGCCTGACCTGGGAATTACGAAAGATGAGGCGATTGCACTCGTTGCATTCCTGAAACATATGAGTGCGATCGATACCAACGGATTCCCTCGCAACTTCTCGCAGTCTGCGAAACGCCTGGAAGGAGGTACTCATGCTCACTAG
- a CDS encoding nitric-oxide reductase subunit B, translating to MLTSIKSNQFQYESKKLAMNYFRVAIVLFGAQLLMGLIAATQFLYPSFLFEVFDFSVARMVHINALVVWMLYAMIGSVYLLLPDESGIETVGIKLGKLAFWVLTAAVTVVVLVYIFIQVGPGTESTIWLINEGREYIEAPRWADIGIVVVVLIFYYNVFATYMKGNKTGILTVLVADLFALAGLYLCGMFFTDNISMDQYWWWWVIHLWVEATWEVFVGSLAAYGLIRILGAKRQIVEMWLWIEVLMLFGSGILGLGHHYFWIGTPEYWWEIGALFSALEPVPLVAMFVHVLYDWGKEQGHAEAGQAGHAVKNSPAMAWIAINAFGNFLGAGIWGFFHTLPQVNIYTHGTQFTAAHGHLAFFGAYATILVGMMYLGIQGAYGIRKMTMTFNTKMAIFLLVFGVLGMTVSLTIAGYEQVLVERADLGGGWDAYFIAQNLPWYIQAQGWRLTMGLVTFVGFIFLLVDLLTIGRVEHAEESESAQTAAA from the coding sequence ATGCTCACTAGTATAAAATCTAACCAGTTTCAGTATGAATCCAAAAAGCTCGCGATGAACTATTTCCGGGTTGCTATCGTGCTTTTCGGCGCGCAGCTCCTTATGGGACTCATCGCTGCTACACAGTTCCTGTACCCAAGCTTCCTGTTTGAAGTGTTTGACTTCAGTGTCGCTCGTATGGTTCACATCAATGCGCTTGTAGTCTGGATGCTCTATGCGATGATCGGCTCGGTATATCTGCTGCTTCCGGATGAGAGTGGAATTGAAACGGTCGGCATCAAGCTGGGAAAACTTGCATTCTGGGTTCTCACTGCTGCCGTGACAGTTGTTGTACTTGTCTATATCTTCATACAGGTAGGACCCGGAACAGAGTCCACCATATGGCTGATCAACGAAGGGCGTGAGTATATCGAAGCTCCCAGATGGGCCGATATCGGTATCGTCGTCGTGGTTTTGATCTTCTATTACAATGTTTTCGCAACCTATATGAAGGGTAACAAGACAGGAATTTTGACTGTACTTGTCGCCGACCTCTTCGCACTTGCCGGTCTCTATCTGTGCGGTATGTTCTTTACCGACAACATCTCCATGGACCAGTACTGGTGGTGGTGGGTAATTCACCTTTGGGTTGAAGCTACGTGGGAAGTCTTCGTAGGTTCACTCGCGGCATACGGTCTTATCAGAATTCTCGGCGCAAAACGGCAAATAGTCGAAATGTGGCTTTGGATTGAAGTTCTGATGCTGTTCGGTTCTGGTATTCTGGGTCTTGGACACCACTACTTCTGGATCGGTACACCGGAGTACTGGTGGGAGATCGGTGCCCTCTTTAGTGCCCTCGAGCCTGTTCCACTTGTAGCGATGTTCGTTCACGTACTCTATGACTGGGGTAAAGAGCAGGGACATGCGGAGGCCGGTCAGGCCGGACATGCGGTCAAGAATTCACCCGCAATGGCGTGGATAGCGATAAACGCGTTCGGAAATTTCCTCGGCGCGGGTATATGGGGTTTCTTCCACACACTGCCGCAGGTTAACATATATACACACGGTACGCAGTTCACCGCGGCCCACGGACACCTCGCCTTCTTCGGAGCCTATGCTACGATCCTGGTGGGTATGATGTATCTCGGTATACAGGGCGCATACGGAATTAGAAAGATGACCATGACGTTCAATACGAAGATGGCCATTTTCCTTCTTGTATTCGGAGTGCTCGGTATGACCGTTTCACTTACCATTGCGGGTTATGAGCAGGTGCTTGTGGAGAGAGCCGATCTCGGTGGAGGATGGGATGCCTACTTCATCGCACAGAACCTTCCGTGGTACATACAGGCTCAGGGATGGCGTCTTACTATGGGTCTTGTTACCTTTGTGGGATTCATCTTCCTGCTTGTCGATCTGCTGACAATTGGCAGAGTGGAGCACGCAGAAGAGAGTGAGAGTGCCCAGACCGCTGCGGCATAA
- a CDS encoding cytochrome cd1 nitrite reductase → MKLGKLLGMAACVSMVAGSLYAGTSKMDFAKVYEKECQGCHGPIHQGGVGSDLRPKALKKKNAQMLADVILNGKPGTAMPEWKHMFTKDDAAGMVDWLMHWKNTVELRLDLDEVKKTWKKLADRKELLKKYPHPTDVKSVMDIVFATERDASLVDFIDGTSGKVLSRHKAGFAVHVTVTNKRMPRYAYSISRSGRLTMFDLAAPGQPALASVQVGQESRGLAVSPDGKYVMAGNYNPGGAVLCDALTLEPLKVYQTAGVIDPDGNIGPSRVASIADTPYGPYFAFALKDGGHVYIVDYSKPDFPIVGDIPNIGKILHDAFLNEGKEIGRYYMIASQGSDVMGIVDFKTKRLAAKVYTGPGSKPHPGQGSSWYNDKYGQLNATVSMNVGNVVIWDMNWDVVANVPTAAGGLFIGTSKDTPYLWADCVLGGPDSYNKVYLINKETLETDRIIEVGKKKGKLIDAHTGKVLQTWDATQYATVKGKEVNSKISKEKLVTYTAKKGPKVKKPVQPRLLHAEPANHGKWTFISEWTTGRIGIYDSKTGKFIKYIYNLTTPTFTYSVEHRQHIPGA, encoded by the coding sequence ATGAAGCTTGGTAAACTGCTTGGCATGGCTGCATGTGTTTCTATGGTAGCCGGGTCGCTTTACGCCGGTACGTCGAAGATGGACTTCGCCAAAGTATATGAGAAAGAGTGCCAGGGGTGTCACGGACCTATTCACCAGGGCGGTGTCGGTTCCGACCTCAGGCCAAAGGCTCTGAAAAAGAAGAATGCCCAGATGCTGGCTGATGTAATCCTGAACGGTAAGCCGGGTACGGCGATGCCTGAGTGGAAGCATATGTTCACCAAAGATGATGCAGCAGGTATGGTCGACTGGCTTATGCACTGGAAAAATACGGTTGAGCTTCGTCTCGATCTTGACGAAGTGAAAAAGACATGGAAGAAGCTTGCCGACCGCAAAGAGCTTCTTAAAAAATACCCCCATCCGACAGATGTGAAGAGTGTGATGGATATCGTCTTCGCAACAGAGCGTGACGCATCCCTGGTTGACTTCATCGACGGAACCAGCGGAAAAGTTCTCTCCCGCCACAAAGCCGGATTCGCCGTTCACGTAACAGTGACAAACAAGCGTATGCCGCGCTACGCCTACTCCATTAGCCGATCGGGACGATTGACAATGTTCGACCTTGCGGCTCCGGGACAGCCTGCTCTGGCAAGTGTACAGGTTGGTCAGGAGTCTCGCGGACTCGCAGTCTCTCCGGACGGTAAATATGTTATGGCCGGTAACTACAATCCGGGCGGTGCCGTTCTTTGCGACGCATTGACACTTGAACCGCTCAAAGTCTATCAGACTGCAGGCGTTATCGATCCTGACGGAAACATCGGGCCGAGCCGTGTTGCTTCAATTGCTGATACTCCGTACGGACCTTACTTCGCTTTCGCGCTCAAAGACGGCGGACATGTCTATATCGTAGACTATAGCAAGCCTGACTTCCCGATCGTGGGTGACATTCCGAACATCGGTAAAATTCTTCACGACGCATTCCTGAATGAGGGCAAGGAGATCGGCCGATACTATATGATCGCTTCTCAGGGAAGTGACGTTATGGGTATCGTAGACTTCAAGACAAAAAGACTGGCTGCCAAAGTCTATACAGGACCCGGCTCCAAGCCGCACCCCGGACAGGGAAGCTCCTGGTACAACGACAAGTACGGACAGCTCAACGCCACCGTCAGCATGAACGTCGGTAACGTTGTGATCTGGGATATGAACTGGGATGTAGTTGCAAATGTACCAACTGCGGCCGGCGGTCTCTTCATAGGAACAAGCAAAGATACACCCTATCTCTGGGCTGACTGTGTACTGGGCGGACCCGACAGCTACAACAAGGTCTATCTGATCAATAAAGAGACACTCGAGACAGACAGAATCATCGAAGTCGGAAAGAAAAAGGGTAAGCTGATCGATGCCCATACCGGCAAAGTTCTGCAGACTTGGGATGCTACCCAGTATGCTACAGTAAAAGGGAAAGAGGTCAACTCCAAAATCTCCAAGGAGAAGCTGGTTACATATACGGCCAAAAAGGGACCGAAAGTCAAAAAACCGGTTCAGCCTAGACTGCTTCATGCAGAGCCTGCGAACCACGGCAAATGGACATTTATCTCTGAGTGGACTACCGGAAGAATCGGTATCTATGATTCAAAAACCGGAAAATTCATCAAGTATATCTACAACTTGACCACTCCTACCTTTACCTACTCTGTAGAGCATCGCCAGCATATCCCCGGCGCTTAA
- a CDS encoding cytochrome d1 heme region gives MIKAWARLELSETPVNEKIKRLYKVKKVSLALLLVSALSSAWAAEGEKLFKTYCWGCHHQTAEAFGPSFKTIASKRNRGQIIAQIVDPKGTYRMLGYSRNSMPAFADLKPDELEALADYIMKFKDAK, from the coding sequence ATGATCAAAGCCTGGGCCCGGCTAGAGCTTTCTGAAACACCGGTAAATGAAAAGATAAAAAGGTTGTACAAAGTGAAAAAAGTATCGTTGGCTCTTCTTTTGGTTTCGGCACTCTCTTCCGCCTGGGCAGCGGAGGGAGAGAAGCTTTTCAAGACTTACTGCTGGGGATGCCACCACCAGACGGCCGAAGCGTTCGGGCCGTCGTTCAAGACTATCGCATCGAAGCGCAACAGAGGTCAGATAATCGCACAGATAGTCGACCCAAAAGGGACATACAGGATGCTGGGGTACTCCAGGAATTCGATGCCGGCGTTTGCCGACCTGAAACCGGATGAGCTTGAAGCGCTCGCCGACTATATAATGAAATTCAAGGATGCCAAATGA
- a CDS encoding heme d1 biosynthesis protein NirF encodes MKIVKTVLSIMLLASALTASKEIKDPSDIVPRSDEKIFVVERENSALAVIENNLFKGEIEGMHNFNHAVVKFRDNDGYVITRDGYVVKFDPVNDRKLKEYKTSKSAIGFVIGDNYVAVANYDNKTVEILDRDLNHIQTISTGSRNVGIKEYKDYLVFACMDSDEIWVMEDEHAGGKKPWFVLYKKVENAGKVPFDAMIDRNLYVVGFFNSKNVGVLDLDTMKYKKVPLKMGKRERILKVPHFGFWSISGDYFFIPAVGNRKVFIFDHSFKLVKSIEVEGNPVFTALSPDKKWLAVTFSGKKFPVVQIVDAKRLKVVRTLKFPGMILHVRWSPKYPYLYFSVNDKDMVQAYKVADPDPRKWWLNLEWQIPRPSGIFIFEKKERE; translated from the coding sequence ATGAAAATTGTCAAAACAGTTCTCTCTATCATGCTTCTCGCATCTGCACTTACAGCTTCGAAGGAGATCAAAGATCCTTCAGATATCGTTCCGCGATCCGACGAGAAGATTTTCGTTGTGGAGCGTGAAAACTCCGCACTGGCAGTTATAGAGAACAATCTCTTCAAAGGTGAAATAGAAGGGATGCACAACTTCAACCACGCTGTCGTAAAATTCAGGGACAACGACGGCTACGTCATAACCAGAGACGGCTATGTCGTCAAGTTCGATCCCGTAAACGATAGAAAGCTCAAGGAGTACAAAACATCCAAAAGCGCGATAGGTTTTGTAATAGGGGACAACTATGTAGCCGTCGCAAACTACGACAACAAGACCGTCGAAATTCTAGACAGGGATCTGAACCATATACAGACCATCAGCACAGGCAGCCGAAACGTCGGTATAAAAGAGTACAAGGACTATCTGGTATTCGCCTGTATGGACAGTGACGAGATCTGGGTGATGGAGGATGAGCACGCCGGCGGGAAAAAACCGTGGTTCGTACTCTACAAAAAGGTCGAAAATGCCGGTAAAGTCCCTTTCGACGCGATGATAGACAGGAACCTATATGTTGTCGGCTTTTTCAACTCCAAAAATGTAGGTGTTCTCGATCTTGATACTATGAAGTACAAAAAAGTGCCTCTGAAAATGGGAAAAAGAGAGAGGATACTGAAGGTTCCGCACTTCGGATTCTGGAGTATAAGCGGTGACTACTTCTTCATTCCCGCGGTCGGAAACAGGAAGGTCTTCATTTTCGACCACAGCTTCAAGCTTGTAAAATCTATCGAAGTGGAGGGGAACCCGGTATTTACGGCGCTGAGCCCTGACAAAAAGTGGCTTGCGGTGACCTTCAGCGGAAAGAAGTTTCCGGTGGTGCAGATTGTCGACGCCAAGAGGCTGAAGGTGGTACGTACATTGAAATTCCCCGGGATGATACTCCATGTCAGGTGGTCGCCTAAGTACCCCTATCTGTACTTCTCCGTAAACGACAAAGATATGGTACAGGCATACAAGGTCGCCGACCCAGATCCGAGGAAGTGGTGGCTGAACCTGGAGTGGCAGATACCAAGGCCTTCGGGGATTTTCATATTCGAGAAAAAAGA